A single region of the Leisingera thetidis genome encodes:
- the prmC gene encoding peptide chain release factor N(5)-glutamine methyltransferase, which translates to MAETAAQAMAAATARLLAAGVQDPARDARVLLAHAARIEASRVTLIAPEELATEISERYEQLISLRAVRVPVSHLIGEREFYGRRFKVSRDVLDPRPETEILIEAALADPYARVLDLGVGSGCILVTLLAERQEATGLGVDISAAACLQASANAVLHRVEARADIQQSDWFEAVEGTFDLIVSNPPYIALDEMEGLSAEVRGHEPGIALTDGGDGLGAYRRIAAEAAAHLAPGGRVLLEIGPAQGAAVGALLEAAGLSGIAVLPDLDGRDRVVRAHSGAKSGF; encoded by the coding sequence AGGCAATGGCGGCAGCAACGGCACGGCTGCTGGCGGCGGGGGTGCAGGACCCGGCGCGGGATGCGCGGGTGCTGCTGGCCCATGCCGCCCGCATCGAAGCCAGCCGGGTGACGCTGATTGCGCCCGAGGAACTGGCAACGGAAATTTCCGAACGCTATGAGCAGCTGATTTCCCTGCGGGCGGTGCGGGTGCCGGTGTCGCATCTGATCGGCGAACGGGAGTTTTACGGGCGCCGGTTCAAGGTCTCGCGCGATGTGCTGGACCCGCGGCCCGAAACCGAAATCCTGATCGAAGCTGCGTTGGCAGACCCCTACGCGCGGGTGCTGGATCTGGGGGTCGGTTCCGGCTGCATCCTGGTGACGCTTCTGGCGGAGCGGCAGGAGGCCACGGGGCTGGGTGTCGATATCAGCGCGGCGGCCTGCCTGCAGGCCAGCGCCAATGCGGTTCTGCACCGGGTCGAAGCGCGTGCGGATATCCAGCAATCGGACTGGTTCGAGGCCGTCGAAGGCACGTTTGACCTGATCGTCTCGAACCCGCCTTACATCGCGCTGGACGAGATGGAGGGGCTGTCAGCAGAGGTGCGCGGGCATGAGCCCGGAATTGCCCTGACCGATGGCGGCGACGGGCTGGGCGCATACCGGCGGATTGCGGCGGAGGCAGCAGCGCATCTGGCGCCCGGCGGGCGTGTCCTGCTGGAGATCGGCCCGGCGCAGGGGGCTGCGGTGGGCGCGCTGCTGGAAGCGGCAGGGCTGAGCGGCATTGCGGTGCTGCCGGATCTGGACGGGCGCGACCGGGTGGTGCGGGCGCATTCCGGCGCAAAGAGCGGTTTCTAG
- a CDS encoding DUF4167 domain-containing protein, translated as MRSSKSRSRSKSNRNRPNGANVVNRVFDSSGPEGKVRGTPQQIIDKYNQLARDAQLSNDRVAAENFQQHAEHYLRMLNEAQREIDARREEQERQNRERQAERDRERAERLERQEREASAAAGAPAGDPAAAPQPEVIDPRGDNGNGQDSGLVETPESRTAAPAETPAEPAKKAPARKPRARKPADKAEDAAAAAEGGGDAEAKPAPKKTTRSRAKPKPKAEEGPAEAAE; from the coding sequence ATGAGATCGTCAAAATCACGTTCACGTTCCAAGTCGAACCGGAACCGCCCGAATGGCGCCAATGTGGTCAACCGGGTGTTCGACAGCTCCGGTCCCGAAGGCAAAGTGCGCGGGACCCCGCAGCAGATCATCGACAAGTACAACCAGCTGGCGCGGGATGCGCAGCTGAGCAATGACCGGGTTGCGGCGGAGAACTTCCAGCAGCACGCCGAGCATTACCTGCGGATGCTGAATGAAGCGCAGCGCGAGATCGACGCGCGCCGCGAGGAGCAGGAGCGGCAGAACCGCGAACGCCAGGCCGAACGCGACCGCGAGCGGGCCGAGCGGCTGGAGCGCCAGGAGCGGGAAGCGTCCGCTGCAGCAGGGGCACCGGCAGGTGACCCGGCAGCCGCGCCGCAGCCCGAGGTGATCGATCCGCGCGGCGACAACGGCAATGGCCAGGACAGCGGCCTGGTCGAAACGCCGGAGAGCCGGACGGCAGCGCCTGCCGAGACCCCGGCGGAACCTGCGAAAAAGGCACCGGCCCGCAAGCCCCGTGCCCGCAAGCCCGCGGACAAGGCAGAGGATGCCGCTGCGGCGGCGGAGGGCGGCGGCGATGCCGAAGCCAAGCCTGCACCGAAGAAAACCACCCGCTCGCGGGCCAAGCCCAAGCCCAAGGCTGAGGAAGGCCCCGCGGAAGCCGCTGAGTAA
- a CDS encoding pyridoxine 5'-phosphate synthase: protein MTQAAAPRPTLLSVNVNAVAYLRNRREVPWPDLIGIARAILQAGAHGITVHPRPDERHIRFADLPALSRLIAEEFPQAEFNIEGYPTRRFIDLVLENKPHQVTLVPDTPEQSTSDHGWDFAADGAMLLPVAEEFRAAGIRVSYFVDANPVAPALARQAGADRIEFYTGPYAEQTTPDAVSQELGKIRNTADAARALAADGKGSLRMNAGHDLTVDNLPALRRAVPDLAEVSIGHALTADALMLGFPEAVRRYLRVLGHDA, encoded by the coding sequence ATGACCCAAGCCGCTGCCCCCCGCCCGACCCTGCTTTCGGTCAACGTCAACGCCGTTGCCTATCTGCGCAACCGGCGCGAGGTGCCCTGGCCCGACCTCATCGGCATTGCCCGCGCCATTCTGCAGGCGGGCGCGCACGGCATCACCGTGCATCCCCGCCCGGACGAGCGCCACATCCGCTTTGCCGACCTGCCCGCCCTGTCGCGGCTGATCGCCGAGGAATTCCCGCAGGCCGAGTTCAACATCGAAGGCTACCCGACCCGCCGCTTCATCGACCTGGTGCTGGAAAACAAGCCGCATCAGGTCACGCTGGTGCCCGACACGCCGGAACAGTCCACCTCCGACCACGGCTGGGACTTTGCGGCCGACGGCGCCATGCTGCTGCCCGTCGCCGAGGAGTTCAGGGCCGCGGGCATCCGGGTCTCCTATTTCGTCGACGCCAACCCTGTCGCCCCCGCACTGGCGCGGCAGGCGGGCGCGGATCGGATCGAATTCTATACAGGCCCCTATGCGGAACAGACAACGCCGGACGCGGTCTCGCAGGAGCTTGGCAAGATCAGGAACACCGCCGATGCTGCCCGCGCTTTGGCCGCGGACGGCAAGGGCAGCCTGAGGATGAACGCAGGCCATGATCTGACGGTGGACAACCTGCCCGCCCTGCGCCGGGCGGTCCCCGATCTGGCCGAAGTCTCCATCGGCCACGCCCTGACGGCAGACGCGCTGATGCTGGGCTTCCCCGAAGCGGTGCGCCGCTACCTGCGGGTGCTGGGCCACGATGCCTGA
- the rsmA gene encoding 16S rRNA (adenine(1518)-N(6)/adenine(1519)-N(6))-dimethyltransferase RsmA: MSAIDSLPPLREVIAAHQLSARKSLGQNFLLDLNLTAKIARQAGDLTGCDVLEIGPGPGGLTRGLLAEGARRVLAVEKDSRCLPALQEIADAYPGRFEVINGDALEIDPLAHLTPPIRIAANLPYNVGTELLVRWLTPRDWPPFWQSLTLMFQREVAERIVAQPGSKAYGRLAILAQWRADARIVLSLPPGAFTPPPKVSSAVVHLDALPEPRFPADAAVLSRVVAAAFNQRRKMLRASLKGISPDIETHLTAAGIPPTERAEQVSLEAFCALARALAKA; this comes from the coding sequence ATGAGCGCTATCGACAGCCTTCCCCCCTTGCGTGAAGTGATCGCGGCGCATCAGCTGTCGGCCCGCAAGTCGCTGGGCCAGAACTTCCTGCTGGATCTGAACCTCACCGCCAAGATCGCCCGCCAGGCGGGCGACCTCACAGGCTGCGACGTGCTGGAGATCGGCCCCGGCCCCGGCGGCCTTACCCGCGGCCTGCTGGCCGAGGGCGCCCGCCGGGTGCTGGCGGTGGAAAAGGACAGCCGCTGCCTGCCCGCGCTGCAGGAAATCGCCGACGCCTACCCCGGCCGGTTCGAGGTGATCAACGGCGATGCGCTGGAAATCGATCCGCTCGCGCATCTGACGCCGCCGATCCGCATCGCCGCCAACCTGCCCTACAATGTCGGCACCGAACTGCTGGTGCGCTGGCTCACCCCCAGGGACTGGCCGCCGTTCTGGCAGAGCCTCACCCTGATGTTCCAGCGCGAGGTCGCCGAACGCATCGTGGCGCAGCCCGGCTCCAAGGCCTATGGCCGCCTGGCGATCCTGGCCCAGTGGCGGGCCGATGCCCGTATCGTGCTGTCGCTGCCGCCCGGCGCCTTCACCCCGCCGCCCAAGGTCTCCAGCGCCGTGGTGCATCTGGATGCCCTGCCCGAGCCGCGCTTTCCGGCCGATGCCGCGGTCCTGTCCCGCGTGGTCGCCGCCGCCTTCAACCAGCGCCGCAAGATGCTGCGCGCCTCGCTCAAGGGCATCTCGCCGGATATCGAGACGCATCTGACCGCCGCAGGCATCCCGCCCACCGAACGCGCCGAGCAGGTGAGCCTGGAGGCCTTCTGCGCGCTGGCCCGCGCGCTGGCCAAGGCCTGA
- the pdxA gene encoding 4-hydroxythreonine-4-phosphate dehydrogenase PdxA produces the protein MNRPGPVALSCGEPAGIGPEIAVKAWDRLRAACPFFWIGDPRHLPAGTPVTEIAAPAEAAAACAGSFPVLPLTFGGSAAKGTADPNNAAGVIQSIETAVRLVQAGEAAAVCTAPIHKKALIDGAGFAYPGHTEFLAALAGRSRVVMMLASDRLRVVPATIHIALADVPQVLTPDLLRETIEITAAGLRSQFGIAQPRIAVAGLNPHAGEGGAMGREELAWINALIAQMQGEGLAVTGPHPADTMFHAAARARYDAAVCMYHDQALIPIKTLDFDRGVNVTLGLPFIRTSPDHGTAFDIAGTGQANPASLIEALKLAQAMAAGP, from the coding sequence ATGAACCGGCCCGGGCCGGTTGCGCTGAGCTGCGGCGAGCCCGCCGGCATCGGCCCGGAAATCGCTGTCAAGGCCTGGGACAGGTTGCGCGCCGCCTGCCCGTTCTTCTGGATCGGCGACCCGCGGCACCTGCCCGCCGGCACGCCGGTCACCGAAATCGCCGCCCCGGCTGAGGCCGCGGCGGCCTGCGCCGGCAGCTTTCCGGTGCTGCCGCTCACCTTCGGCGGCAGTGCTGCCAAGGGCACCGCCGACCCCAATAACGCCGCCGGGGTGATCCAATCGATCGAAACCGCGGTGCGGCTGGTCCAGGCAGGCGAGGCCGCCGCCGTCTGCACCGCGCCGATCCACAAGAAGGCGCTGATCGACGGCGCCGGCTTTGCCTATCCCGGCCATACCGAATTCCTGGCCGCACTCGCGGGCCGCAGCCGCGTGGTGATGATGCTGGCCAGCGACCGGCTGCGGGTGGTGCCCGCCACCATCCACATCGCCCTGGCCGATGTTCCGCAGGTCCTGACCCCGGATCTGCTGCGCGAGACCATCGAAATCACCGCTGCGGGACTGCGCAGCCAGTTCGGCATCGCACAGCCGCGGATTGCCGTGGCCGGCCTCAACCCGCACGCGGGCGAAGGCGGTGCCATGGGCCGGGAGGAGCTGGCCTGGATCAACGCCCTGATTGCCCAGATGCAAGGCGAAGGGCTGGCTGTCACCGGCCCGCACCCCGCCGACACGATGTTCCACGCCGCCGCCCGCGCCCGCTATGACGCGGCTGTCTGCATGTATCACGACCAGGCGCTGATCCCGATCAAGACGCTGGACTTCGACCGCGGCGTCAACGTGACCCTGGGCCTGCCCTTCATCCGCACCTCGCCCGATCACGGCACCGCTTTCGACATCGCGGGCACCGGCCAGGCCAATCCGGCCAGCCTGATCGAGGCGCTGAAGCTGGCACAGGCCATGGCTGCCGGCCCTTGA
- a CDS encoding peptidylprolyl isomerase translates to MQQDVKTRFPAPFLTRALKTAAALVLAAGLGWAGLPAAAQNLFAPAITVNDEVVTRYELEQRARFQAALRVPGDPLETAREELINDRLKLAVLKQAGIELSEEDVTAGMEELAGRANLSLNDFLTALQQQGVEPQTLRDFARVGLGWREYTRARFLSRARPTPEEIDRAMGASGTGSVQVLLSEFIVPINEQNAAQVEELVEQVARLKGYDSFSAAAAQYSAAATRNDGGRLPWMPLTKLPPQLQEIVLALKPGEISEPLPLQSAVALFQMRGVREVDGAAARYTAIEYAAYYVPGGRTPEALAAAQGVVDSVDTCDDFYGLAQGQDSSVLDVQSLPPSDIPRDIALELAKLDPGETSTALTRSNGQTLMVLMLCGRTADLGEGSSRETVANALTAQRMTSLTNSYLEQLRADARIDIK, encoded by the coding sequence ATGCAGCAAGACGTGAAAACCCGGTTCCCGGCTCCCTTCCTTACCCGCGCCCTCAAAACCGCAGCCGCGCTGGTGCTGGCCGCCGGCCTTGGCTGGGCCGGCCTGCCCGCCGCCGCGCAGAACCTCTTTGCCCCGGCGATCACCGTCAATGACGAGGTCGTCACCCGCTACGAGCTGGAGCAGCGCGCCCGTTTCCAGGCGGCGCTGCGGGTGCCGGGCGATCCGCTGGAAACCGCCCGCGAGGAACTGATCAACGACCGTCTCAAGCTGGCGGTGCTGAAACAGGCCGGGATCGAACTGTCCGAGGAAGACGTCACCGCCGGCATGGAAGAACTGGCCGGACGCGCCAACCTGTCGCTGAACGACTTCCTGACCGCGCTGCAGCAGCAGGGGGTCGAACCGCAGACCCTGCGCGACTTCGCCAGGGTCGGCCTCGGCTGGCGGGAATACACCCGCGCCCGCTTCCTGTCCCGCGCCCGCCCCACGCCGGAGGAGATCGACCGCGCCATGGGCGCCTCAGGCACTGGCAGCGTCCAGGTGCTGCTGAGCGAATTCATCGTGCCGATCAACGAGCAGAACGCGGCCCAGGTCGAGGAACTGGTGGAGCAGGTCGCCCGGCTCAAGGGCTATGACAGCTTCTCTGCGGCCGCAGCCCAGTACTCCGCCGCGGCCACCCGCAACGACGGCGGCCGGCTGCCGTGGATGCCGCTGACCAAACTGCCGCCGCAGCTGCAGGAGATTGTGCTGGCGCTGAAGCCCGGCGAGATTTCCGAGCCGCTGCCGCTGCAGAGTGCCGTCGCCCTGTTCCAGATGCGCGGCGTGCGCGAAGTGGACGGTGCCGCCGCGCGCTATACCGCAATTGAATACGCGGCCTATTACGTGCCCGGCGGACGCACCCCCGAGGCCCTGGCCGCAGCGCAAGGCGTGGTCGACAGCGTCGACACCTGCGATGATTTCTATGGCCTTGCCCAGGGCCAGGATTCGTCCGTCCTGGACGTGCAAAGCCTGCCGCCGTCGGACATTCCCCGCGATATCGCGCTGGAACTGGCCAAGCTTGACCCGGGCGAAACATCCACAGCACTCACCCGCAGCAACGGCCAGACCCTGATGGTGCTGATGCTCTGCGGCCGCACGGCCGATCTGGGCGAAGGCAGCTCGCGCGAAACGGTGGCCAATGCGCTCACCGCCCAGCGGATGACCTCGCTGACCAACAGCTACCTGGAGCAGCTGCGCGCGGATGCGCGGATCGACATCAAATGA